From Gossypium raimondii isolate GPD5lz chromosome 11, ASM2569854v1, whole genome shotgun sequence:
AAAATGCAGAAAAAGTTAAAACCCCTACATTTATGGCTTATAAACAAGAAATCAAGAGACTTATCTAAACGATGTGGGATAATGGATAATGGATAATGGATGAATGATACTCACATGCCTTTGGTTCATGGAACTTTGTGGTGGAAAACAGCAAGTGAAGGACATGATGATGGGGCATTTTGGAATGTAGTAATAGTTTTGTGGTGTACCATGTCACATGGACTTTATTACACACATCTGTTCTATTTTTGTGACAGTATGGAAATGCATGTCCCAAACGACTTGGAAGTCAAACCCCAAAACTGCAAAACCACCAGATCTAATCCTTCCAACAGCTGTTCTTTTTCCTCTTGTCCTCACTATTACAATTTTTAGCCATATTATCTTCTCGGCTATATAGATATCTTAATTTCaaccattaaattaaacaaattggtATAATTTTGCTTTCAATCCTCTTtacttttcaaacttttaagtgtttgagatttagtctttttactcatttaaacattaacatCCAATTCGCAACATGGTCCCAATTCGCATCATTTCAAATAACGAACCATTATCTATTTGATAaacagattttttttaatttctatctCTATTTGATGCGAACCAGTATCCCAATTCGCATTGCTTATTCAAATAACGATTGCagattcaaattttgatgtttaaaacTATTGGTTacaaaatgtttataattttgattttatatatatacaaaagagTTTTTTGTGGATttgaatattcaaatatatatatatatatatgcaaatttAGAAGTCCAATGAGTAATTATCACAAACCTATGGTGTTATTGAGCTGAACATCAGTTTACAATTGCCGTGGCCAAGGAAAGTGCGTGTCATCGTCCTTAGAGAGTAGGATTCCTtaatgatgatggtgatgacGTGGGTCACATTTCATTTTAGGGTATAATAATGGGAGGCTTGTAGGCGACCAAAGAAGAAGACAAGCTTTTAGGGTTGGCAAGAGctggtttttttatattttcacttaaaatctgAATTTCATCttgattcaatttattaaacatcACTAAGAAAAATCCGATCTTGACTTACGTGTTAGACTCtcaaattttatgtaataaaattaactaaaccaaatatatattgattttattcaaatcaACCCAAAACAACCccgaaattataattaaaaaaagggttTATTGGAAAAACAAACcctcaattttttataaaaaaaaaccaactaaGTCCCTTCGAACTTTTTGCATCCAATTAAACCCTTGAATTAACAATTTTGATCAACGAGATTCTTTGACCAATGTTGGTCATTAGAAACTAACGATAATAATAACATGGCGGTCCATATCAATACCCACGTCAGCCTCAATTATTGTCATGGTAGTGACACATTAGCACTGATTGCTGGCATAACGTCTTTTAACAGCCACATCAACGTTGTTGTTAGTTTTTAatagtcaatttttttttataaaatcggATTAAAAGTTGgtttaaatcataaaagattaggataactaataaattattggGTTGCTTGTTGTAAAGCAAAACTTAGATAAGCATTGATGGAATAATAATTTGATCCCCAATCATTTGGTCTTGGGATGTTTTCAACTTGGCTTTAAATTCCACTTCtagatttgaattattatgtaTCTTGCTCCCAATAATACCCTCCTCCCAACATTAGGGCAACtcctttacttttttatttctttcaataatccaacattaaaaaaactaattactaCTTTAATCATGATTGTTGGTTCTGTTTTTTGGcatgtttggttaaattctatCATTAGTCTTTGTATTTTGCTTAATTTGCAATCTAATACgcatattttcttaaattttgaaatttcagtccTAACCAAATGATATTTGTTAAATCCATTAAGTTGTATTCTGCTATTTTCTAAAAGTTGATGTAATCAGCTTGGTGACacgcaaaaaaagaagaagtcagATATTAGGTGTAATGGTTGACATGTTCAAAAAATGTAGGAATTATGAatgattcaattaaaaaatatggattaaatctataactttacaCATAGTAGGAGGctgatagaaaattttaatcaaacaagTTTACCTGCTATATCATTTAGTTCATTACTAAGGTACATGGATTAAACCCATAACTTACGcagagtatagggactaattacataattaaacatgtTTCTTTCTAAAcaattttgacattttcttaATAAACAAAACAGCTAGAGTTGAAtgctaaataaaaatattgcacAAATGatcattacttaaaattttaaaaaaaagactcCACACTTTCACTCAACACAAAATTTCCAtgtttaaatacatatttaatatctTGATCATTTAATATCGATTTAAGATTGAAACGATGCGTATCTATCCATTCCATCGTGATACCgatatttatgatataaaatattaaattactataaaatatttgagaaaagtaatgttaaaaataaattaatgattttgatGTGAAAATTGGTTGTATGATTGgctataaaatcatataatgcAATACCCAACTATTTGTATagttttggaaaagaaatcaatcATTCTACAATAATGATCCTAAAGATTTATGAAATAAGCACAAGCCAGCATctacttgaaaaataattaaataataataattttataatttttattcacaaaactatttaaaaatatcttaaagtCTTAGTACTGTTAGTAGagattaaagtttttaaatttcgaGTATCTGGATTCAAGTTTCACTTTATGCGggttatgtttaaaattataagaCAAACATGttgttttgtaatatttaattttatgtatagtaattttggtcatttaactttaaaaagttgtaaaatggtcactgaactattcgaaagtttttatttagattactgagttaagttttttaaagaaaagtctAACTAGCGAACTCCAAAGGATTATTCGACGAACCATACGATGGATCACTACCCATTGATGAGTAGAAGAACACatcttagatccaagtcaatCTAATGGTCAATACAGCAGCGGTGAGAGCTTTAGGTTGGTGCAGAAAGTGCGGACAGAGAAGGCCATACAACAATGATTTCAAATACCAGTGACttgaaatgaaaactttcgaatagttcagtaaccattttgtaactttctGAAGTTGAATAATCAAAACGCAAActctaatagtttaataaccaTAAACATGATAGACCCCAAATTCGATAACCATTAGATGAAGATGCGTATGATTATCGAAATAAACATAAACTCTTACCATTGTACCAATAACTTGTTGCAGCGAGAAAAAAATCGATTTTGATGGGTAAAAATAAAACACCCATCACCAATAATTGGTTTTAATAccatatatgtttatatataataaaagtattctattttttagataaaaaggaaaaacaatataataataagtcATAGTCATAGACATTGAGCCACCCATACAATTAAAATAGGTTGAAATAATTGAGAGGAAAGAAATTAGAAATGATCCTATCAAAAGACCCAATCCTCTCCACCACAAAAACTATGTCTTTATGTCTTTTTCCTTGTAAGTAACTATCTATCATATAATTTATAGGTCTTTGAATGAGGAAGAAAggactaatttatttttagtatccccttttcttatcattcttccttttatttatacTAATCTTATAATGACGATAGGATGATTACAGagcaataaaaaaagaaaaataagaatacGCAGGTTTTACGTGAAAACTCTTTCAAGACCACGGACAGAGGAAAGAATTCACtaatattaaaacatgaatGGTACAAGAgaagtttcgactacatctatttaaggaTTGAAAAACCCTGTtttaatcaaagtcaaatagtaGAAGTATACGGGCTTCGGCCTCTCACCCCCACAGATCCCCTTATTTTGCCActgtatttatttattcaacaaATAATAGGATTCGGGTCTCACAAACTCTAACCGAACTGATTAATTAAActgaaaatcaataaatttgacAGTTTAACTAATATCATATACAAAATTGGTCAAATTCAAGGGCGAAGGcgaaactaaaaaattatttttaaaaaaatcaataatgtatcaaaaaaattttagagggaccaaaatacaattttcttaatatataatGCATAACAATGATTAATATGCTTAAATCTAACTTTTCGTATACTTAACAACAAGTATTAGGATAAGTCCTTTTCATATTACGTCAATGGCGGCATTACCTCCAATTATACACACATCtccatgatttttattttacttctttcataccctttttttaattatatgcaATTATTGgtcttgtttttaattttaattattaatttaattaagaatatttaaccatttttaataagtatagATATTTTTGCCATGCAGGCTTTCAACTCTAAATTTAATCGAATTATTCTTTTAGACGAAAGAGTTAATTATTGTTGAAGttttaagaataataatttaataactggTGTGATCATTCACgtgtattttatgaaaattaaaaataaaaaatttataatttattcaaaagttATCCATGTCGATAATTAAATACATATGAATTGGCGCACATATTGCAGTGTTTTTCATTCAAAAGAAGCTAATTAGAGTAAATTTTAAAGGATCCAAAAAGattaggactaaaatgaaacaaaataaacattagaGGAtgccaaaagaaaaatcattctctttaattaaaaaaaggtaaattgcAGTAGTGGTCACTTAATTATTGGTAAGGTTTTTTggtcattcaattattaaaagttaCGAAATAATCGCTCAATTAttcgattttgttttttttaccaGCCcgttgtaacttttaaaattggcataataataattttaacaatcaGCATTTCCACATcttgtaatttgatttttttttgttttagatttttgctttattttgtgatattttcacctaaaaagttaaaaagaaaaacaaatttattttaattatttaatttttaattggaaaattattaattggAAAAGAACAATTTCCACCGCATTATCTACGATTCCTTTCCAATTAGTGAAatgtcattgacacataattatgataaattttttacTCTGAACCCTAAACACTGAACGAGTTCGGGTTTGAAGTTCAAGGTTCGAGTTTGATATTTAAGATTAAGATTTAGGTTTAGATTCGGGATTTATagtttagaataaaaaaattagtaaaattatatgtcaattaattaaaaaatgatattaaGAGAagatttcatgaaataatttttggaCGATATAACGAACATTTGCAACAAAATTCTGGGGAATTCTAGATTTtgcttaataataaaaaaactaggaTAAATTGGAACCGTCAAAATTAGGACAACGTGTGAAGACAGTCTAATATGGACAGCTAACTcggttttgaatttttttttctttaaaaaataggtaaaaatattgttgtttgcaaaaagatttgatttttcttttttaaataatgaaaaaggagCCAACCATCTTTGCCTATAAAAACGCTTTTAGCTTCTCATCTTCTTCCCCCCCCCTTTCCTCTCTGTTCTTCATTGTAACACAATATTACACTCTGTTTCCTCTGTTTTTGCTCTGTTTCTTGCCATTCTTTAAGACTCTTAAGGTATATTGGTTCATTCCAGCTTTTGCTTAATTCCTCTGTTTTCCCACATTTCCTTTCTGGGTTTTGTTCATTGAAGTCTTTGTCCTATAATGAAAACCCCATTTTCTTTGATGGAGAAATTGGGGTTTACTTTGTTATTAATCGATGGTTTTTGAGTGATAATTAACTTCATTTCCATTGATTTATTCAAGGTTTCCTTTTGATCAAGATACAAAAATGGAATATGAAAACCAATACAGGCTAACTCCAAGGCCTAAATATGATTGCCTTCTATTTGGTAAGCTAAATAATGTACTTTAACAAACACCTTGTATATGTTTGAATAAGTGCCTGAGAAAAGAATCGAATAACccatttttttcattgaaatttgCAGACCTTGATGATACCCTTTATCCTGTTAGTTCTGGTCTTCAAAGAgaatgtggaaagaacatcaaAGGTAAAAGGGTTTTGCATTGATGcccctcccccccccccctcttTTACAAGTTTCCATTGTAATCCAAATGTTAAAAAATGAATCCCATTTTGTTTTTGCAGATTACATGGTCGAAAAGCTTGGAATTGAAAAGGACAAAATTGTTGAATTGTCCAATGCTTTGTACAAGAATTATGGGACAACAATGGCTGGCCTTAGGGTATCTATTTACCCTTTTTAACATCCTTGTCATTACACATAGATATagtaaaacatatataatatatatttaatgtgtaaatttctttctttttgctcATCTGCAGGCTATTGGTTATGACTTTGACGATGATGAATACCACaggtaatttgaaaattaaaaattgaaacccccttctttttcctctcttttttatgattgatcttttgactttttttttcccCATGTAACAGTTATGTTCATGGAAGACTCCCTTATGAGAACTTAAGACAAGATCCTCTATTAAGGAGTCTATTGCTTAGTTTGCCTGTTAGAAAAATTGTAAGTATTTGATTAGTGAATAGTGATGTACCCTTCTGCATACTTTTATTACATTGTCACCTAACAAAACTTAATgtgtgttttgttttctttagatCTTTACAAATGCAGACAAGGACCATGCTAAAAAAGCTCTTAAAAAACTGGGATTAGAGGACTGTTTTGAAGGGATTATTTGCTTTGAAACCCTTAATCCTATCCATAAGAACACAGTTTCTGATGATGAAGATGACATTGAATTCTTGGGATCTTCTGTCACAAGAAATGATAGTCTTAAAACCCCCGAAATTTTCGACATAATCGGCCACTTCGCGAACCCGAACCCCGACGTAACATTACCCAAGACACCCATCGTGTGTAAACCGCAAGAATCAGCCATCGAACGAGCTCTCAAGATCGCCAAAATCAACCCTCAAAGAACAGTAGGATGATTACTTCCTATACAAGCTATTTAAGTCCCACCTCCTATGTATGTTACTGATTGCTTCGTTTCATTGCAGTTGTTCTTCGACGATAGCGTACGCAACATCCAGGCAGGAAAACGCGTCGGTCTTCACACCGTCCTCGTAAGTTTCacacgaaaaataaaaaccgGCCCTTCAGAACATATGGATCAAAATGGCTAATTCAAAAACTTATGCAGGTTGGTTCTTCTCAAAGACCTAAAGGTGCAGATTATGCATTAGAAAGCATCCATAACATCAAGCAAGCATTACCAGAACTATGGGAAACGGACATGAAATCTGAAGTCAACTACACAGGACAAGTTGCAGTAGAAACATCTGTGACGGCTTAGATCatgttatatgttttttatgtcttttttttctattataggAAAAAAAGATTAAGGGCCATCAATGCCTAGTGGGATCATATTGTCCACATCCCTTTGTTCATATGATGTAGATGCATTGTTCTCATCttcattatataatatatatacatatatctattatacgaataaaaaaagaggaattttcattttcccttttaatGTTAAATCTATGCTTCCTCTTGTTTTGGATTACCTAATTAGTGTTGTCTTAATCCAATTGAAAAATCGTATTAACCACGAtgtcaatattatatataataatggaGGTgttgtttataatattatatgatttgatGCATGAAAGATGGATGgaacattattaaaaaatttaagaatattttcaCACTAGAGctgaaacatattttaaaattatcaatacggAAAGACTTAAATCGGGTTTTAGAGTTggttcattttaaattttattatttgagcCAATTTGTATTGTTCGAACCAGATTCAAATTAAACAGCCAATCAAACTCTTAAATCATGAATTTACGTGAAAATTTTCGacgttatttaattttatgctgATTGAGCTTATGACATGAACTcagaatatgatttgaatttgaaaatttttaaaacctcAACTTTAGAACTGTGCTAAAATCAGTAAAAAATACTgagggtgagtttggataggcggtgcgtttacctacagttagtgtaaaaacagcggtggcggtgagattagatactgtagcgatactgtaacgtgagataaaaagtaagctaaatacaccgcaccgcacccaatcgctcatccaaacccaccctaaatgTTTAAATGCAATAACTGATGTTGAGAAATAAATGATAATGGTTCTTGGTTTCCATGGCTGTATGAATCAATCTTGCTTCAATTGTGGGAATCTTCACCATCACCAGCTTTGGAACTTTGCAGAATAACCCAGATTCTACTGCATATAAATACCCAATGTCCTGGAAAATGCTTGTACCAacaaaaactatatatataaaatatatatatacactggGTTTTGATGTATTAGGTTTCCaatcaaattctatttttaatctTTGTACTATTCGTAAGTTACAGATTTAGTCTTggtcacattttatttttatactttctaaattttaaaattttaatcttaacctgaattgaaaaacaattaaattcgtCAAGTCAAATTTTACTATCAGTCTTGTACTATGTGCAaataatctttatatttttcgaattttgaaattttaatcaaactcaAACATTTGTCGCTACACCATTCattaggtaaaattaccatGGAGGCCATTGTACTAGGAATCGGATTTTATTTTGCCttctctactaaaaaatgagcaaattagtccttatactttagatcaaagaacaaattggtccttctattaaaaatttcatctatttctactgttaaaaaccgGCGTAACTGATAGAATAACTAGACATGTACCTCATTCTAGCTGCCCTATCAGTCACACTCGTTGTTAACAGTACAAATGGGTGAATCTTTTAACAGAAATAATTAGTTTGCTCTTTTATCtaatgtacaaggactaatttacctatttctTGAGTAAatgggcaaaatgcaatctgacccCTAATATAGGGGCCTCCAAGAttccaaaaataacaaaatatagccTCGTGAAATTAATTGCTACCATTTGAAtcaaaactgaaatttcaaaataaggcgaGAAAGACTAAAATTGTAGGTGATTCCATTAATATGTGTATTCAAAGGTATGAATATTAGCTTTCATCACAGAAAATCCACTTGAACAAGTTAAAATTGGAAAACATGGTTATATGTTAATATCACAATCCTTTTTTCCCCTGTTCAAGTTGCCTGTATAGTCAGCtaaacatacaaacaaaagCTTGTAAAAGTGTACCTTTTTCCATATAATCTGCTTCTTACAGCATCACCTGTTATGTATTGCAATCAGTTGTCCATATGTTCACTTGTCTAAATCTGCAGATTTCCGGTAATGCTCAGGTTCCGAGACGTATATCTCGAGACATCCAAAGTATTGTCTTCTTTAGTCCCCTACCGACCCCTCGTGGCTTTGTTGTGTGCCTCCGTTGATATGTACAGTAACGAACGAGTTCTGGAACCGGGTGGAACGCAACCTAACTTTTCGATATCCTTATGCAGGTTTCCAAGCAGAAAGGGCATAGATTATTCTGCCTTTCCACCCTTGTACCAGCCACAGCTTATCTTCGTCGACCACGAAATCCTTGTGGTAAAATGTCTGGACTCGCTCGAATGCTTCCTTGACTATCTCCCGTTGGAATGGCTGTTGTAGAAAACCGGCCCTTAGGATACGTGCATGCCATTGTTTGACTGTTTCCGGCCGCTCTACTCTCTCCCAACTCTCACAAGCAATGGCATTCAAGGCCTCCCTGCCTAAGATCTCTCTCTCGATCAACATCCTTTCCCAATCTTCGCGAGGCACGATCGCGTCGAGCATGTCAAACATTGATGAGAAATGAAACAAGGCCTCTCGGAACCGTGTTACAAAGAATGGAGCATTGAAAGCACCATTAATAATCCCATGGATGAACAAATTCGGATTAATCTTCCGTATCAAGTTGAGAACAATATTCCTCGGACTGTGTACCGCCACGGTTTCATCAAGCAAATTCTTAGCACGATACAAACAGTTAACAACAACGAACTCATCCTCCTCGATTTCAAGTTCCTCGAGTCGGACCGTCTCCCATTTCTTCGCTATTGCTTTGTACTGAAACGGCACTTTAAACTCTTCAGCATAAGCTGCTAAACGCCTCCCTGTTTCCTCAACTCTCTCAGCCGGCTTAAACCCAGGTTGCGGGAAATCGATTCCGGTAATCCGAAGTTTCGGAGGACCTTCGGGCCTCAATGAAAGCCGCTCGATTAACGTAGGCCATTGA
This genomic window contains:
- the LOC105761835 gene encoding uncharacterized protein LOC105761835, with the translated sequence MEYENQYRLTPRPKYDCLLFDLDDTLYPVSSGLQRECGKNIKDYMVEKLGIEKDKIVELSNALYKNYGTTMAGLRAIGYDFDDDEYHSYVHGRLPYENLRQDPLLRSLLLSLPVRKIIFTNADKDHAKKALKKLGLEDCFEGIICFETLNPIHKNTVSDDEDDIEFLGSSVTRNDSLKTPEIFDIIGHFANPNPDVTLPKTPIVCKPQESAIERALKIAKINPQRTLFFDDSVRNIQAGKRVGLHTVLVGSSQRPKGADYALESIHNIKQALPELWETDMKSEVNYTGQVAVETSVTA